A genomic segment from Cygnus atratus isolate AKBS03 ecotype Queensland, Australia chromosome Z, CAtr_DNAZoo_HiC_assembly, whole genome shotgun sequence encodes:
- the RUSC2 gene encoding AP-4 complex accessory subunit RUSC2 isoform X4: MDSPPKLTGETLIVHHIPLVHCQVPDRQCCSVNKRTNPFCQPDLSVTRTSALPERDLSQTDSLVYSSFLQTSESSAEASENREGKARDLIVPSASKRHNPFLLNEGEDLSIFGDDFGQKSFHLHNSLVAGKPPFHLHELALPPFHLHDSNQIVKSWNMASRSGVVDGQEDKISSDDIQKRNNANRCHQATERMDLDQCSCHRGSSSSFSFDGGNQEWNQNTGESLRNQDALHTRTCSCSSSELHRCRCYSSSSQSEVIDQQMGYISDSSCNSSDGVLVNFSALYNKMNGHSRSNLNSANLSCDSSFCSHSDTGAFYLDLHSSPTDSKMSCESHHPESSGKACECHHSSSPVLDANCNSYHLHCEPCTSESSDLTACFQSQARLVVATQNYYKLVTCDLSSQSSPSPAGSSITSCSEDHTKGSPAQPTEYYLFRRPDLRQEEGNVECSEEETKGETTQNMIEGQVYVNVSPPNLNTSRQRSRSYDQNLDRSPSSRLGSLERMVSCPVKLSESPAIPIQSSPPKRVTSFAELAKGRKKNGTSPPLRSSGDSSLEFSPIPETQRDCPTFLEERARRSQSLPPMPFVHGLNRSCEGFCLNHPFGDRQALCSTKDSGSTETVPSGHGAGGGTDSKPVVRYSKDQRPTTLPIQPFVFQHHFSKPPKARALHSHFASSLSQLYSLSSNRPASQQISSNSQASATLAEQAAGTQAHSTLLTQRSADGAASLNDGCIKKPAPETTRPSPPGSYSPVRCNVPFFQSVDSSSSPTAERAGESQPPRSRSCPISANLLPTRSSPAVSAMQPSQVTKADALRQKENPRLVPKKEAPLEPSPPLSEYRLHSGSLLPLSLGGVPVSRGGARADPHWRSGSETSSSGPLSSMGVRPLNGQSMRQLQLTYTDFFPDYFSLAEKPPAEFCLSPDGNTESISIDLLQKKALVKAINTAVDLIVAHFGTSRDPGVKAKLGNSSVSPNVGHLILKYLCPAVRDILSDGLKAYVLDMIIGQRRNIPWSVVEASTQLGPSTKLLHSLYSKISQYTELTNHNMRFNAFIFGLLNIRSLEFWFNHLYNHEDIILAHYQPVGFLCLSHSVCQPLFEELLLLLQPLSLLPFNLDLLFEHHLMQMGKEQQQQKELLRVKQDLLLSAHSTLQLMRTRGSSEDPDGCSTAPEACKVGGRDGGVSPGHSPERAASERVKGVGASSGDGDREEEQRKVRESTWEGKKDKQAGWWYQLMQSSQIYIEGSTEGSKLIRYEKKKASSGVPRPAENHRAPPPREGVVEGAEACPIAEGILEEKPKATSKPSPGAVEEPLEKPQQVPAGEEVKERSWPFWMGSPPDSVVTELKRSKEKETGTQQSLGAAAAPQEESNSSASESSQPIKWGHLFGSRKVQKEPRQPNRLPSGWLSLDKSVFQLVAQTVGASMWREAAPEPEPPRAEPPEVSPVPRPAQGLCPNPPCEVKALCHHIATEAGQLSFNKGDILQVISKVDGDWLQCSLGSEKGLVPIMYVTHPEDEDY; encoded by the exons ATGGATAGTCCACCAAAACTGACTGGCGAGACGCTGATTGTCCATCACATTCCCCTGGTGCATTGCCAGGTCCCAGATAGACAGTGCTGCTCCGTGAACAAAAGGACCAACCCCTTCTGTCAGCCAGATCTGAGCGTTACACGGACCTCTGCCCTTCCAGAGAGAGACCTCTCACAGACCGACTCCTTGGTGTACAGCAGCTTTCTCCAGACCTCCGAAAGCTCAGCAGAGGcctcagaaaacagagaaggcaAAGCAAGGGACTTGATTGTCCCTAGTGCCAGCAAGCGACACAACCCTTTCTTACTGAACGAGGGAGAAGACCTCAGCATCTTTGGGGATGACTTTGGTCAGAAATCTTTCCACCTTCACAACTCCCTTGTGGCTGGCAAACCTCCCTTTCACCTGCATGAGCTAGCCTTGCCTCCTTTCCACCTCCACGACTCCAACCAAATTGTGAAATCCTGGAACATGGCCAGCCGGTCCGGTGTGGTAGATGGGCAGGAGGACAAAATCAGCAGTGACGACATCCAGAAGAGGAACAACGCGAACCGGTGCCACCAGGCCACCGAACGCATGGATCTGGATCAATGCAGCTGCCATCGCggcagctcctccagcttctCCTTTGATGGTGGCAACCAGGAGTGGAACCAAAACACGGGTGAATCACTGAGGAATCAGGATGCCCTGCACACCCGGACgtgcagctgttccagctccgAGCTCCATCGCTGTCGCTGCTACAGTTCGTCAAGTCAGTCTGAAGTGATTGACCAGCAGATGGGCTACATCAGCGACTCTTCCTGCAACAGCTCCGATGGGGTGCTGGTGAACTTCAGTGCTCTCTACAACAAAATGAACGGCCATTCTCGATCTAACCTGAATTCAGCCAACCTGTCCTGTGActcttccttctgcagccaCTCAGACACGGGAGCTTTTTACCTGGATTTGCATTCATCACCCACAGACTCCAAGATGTCATGTGAGTCGCATCACCCAGAGAGTTCAGGGAAGGCGTGTGAGTGTCACCACTCCTCCTCACCTGTCCTTGATGCTAACTGCAACTCCTACCACCTCCACTGTGAGCCTTGCACTTCAGAGAGCTCAGACCTCACTGCCTGCTTCCAGAGCCAAGCACGGCTCGTTGTGGCTACTCAGAATTATTATAAGTTAGTCACGTGTGACTTGTCTTCCCAATCATCCCCCAGCCCGGCAGGATCGTCCATAACTAGCTGCTCGGAAGACCACACCAAAGGtagcccagcccagcccactGAATACTATCTTTTTAGAAGGCCTGACCTGAGACAAGAAGAAGGCAACGTGGAGTGCAGTGAAGAGGAGACAAAGGGAGAAACCACGCAGAACATGATTGAGGGCCAGGTCTATGTGAACGTGTCGCCACCTAACCTCAACACAAGCCGGCAGCGCTCCAGGAGCTATGATCAGAACCTGGACAGGAGCCCTagcagcaggctgggctctCTGGAGCGCATGGTGAGCTGTCCGGTCAAGCTGAGTGAAAGCCCAGCGATACCCATCCAGAGTTCCCCCCCGAAGCGAGTGACATCTTTTGCCGAACTTGCtaaaggcaggaaaaagaaCGGCACCTCCCCACCGCTCCGGTCCAGTGGCGATTCCTCCTTGGAGTTCTCCCCTATCCCTGAGACACAGCGGGATTGCCCAACCTTCCTTGAAGAAAGAGCTCGTCGCAGCCAGAGTCTTCCACCCATGCCCTTCGTCCACGGCCTGAACCGGAGCTGCGAGGGCTTCTGTTTGAATCACCCTTTTGGGGACAGACAGGCTTTGTGCTCCACCAAAGACTCGGGCTCCACTGAGACCGTCCCCAGTGGGCACGGGGCAG GTGGCGGCACAGACAGCAAGCCTGTGGTGCGCTACAGCAAGGACCAGCGTCCCACGACTCTGCCCATCCAGCCCTTTGTTTTCCAGCACCACTTCAGCAAGCCGCCCAAGGCCCGTGCTCTGCACAGCCACTTTGCCTCCAGCCTTTCTCAACTCTACAGCTTGTCCAGCAACCGGCCTGCCAGCCAGCAGATCTCCTCCAATTCCCAGGCCTCTGCCACCTTGGCGGAGCAGGCAGCGGGGACCCAAGCCCACAGCACGCTGCTGACCCAGCGCTCAGCGGATGGAGCTGCCTCCCTCAACGACGGCTGCATCAAGAAGCCAGCCCCGGAGACAACCCGGCCGTCCCCCCCGGGCAGTTATTCTCCCGTGCGATGCAACGTGCCTTTCTTTCAGAGCGTGgactcctcttcctcacccacTGCGGAGAGAGCTGGAGAGAGCCAGCCTCCCAGGAGCAGGTCCTGCCCCATCTCTGCCAACCTGCTCCCTACCAGGTCTTCCCCTGCTGTCAGTGCCATGCAACCCTCCCAAGTCACCAAAGCCGATGCCCTGAGGCAAAAGGAGAACCCCAGGCTGGTTCCCAAGAAGGAGGCACCGCTGGAGCCAAGCCCACCGCTCTCTGAGTACCGACTCCACAGCGGGTCCCTCCTGCCCCTTTCCCTGGGCGGTGTGCCCGTGAGCCGAGGTGGAGCCCGTGCAGATCCCCACTGGAGGAGTGGCAGTGAGACCAGCAGCTCTGGTCCCCTGAGCAGCATGGGAGTGCGGCCCCTCAATG GACAGTCCATGAGACAACTCCAGCTTACCTACACTGACTTCTTCCCTGACTACTTCTCACTAGCTGAGAAGCCCCCAGCTGAATTCTGCCTCTCCCCGGATGGCAACACGGAGTCCATCTCTATCGACTTGCTGCAGAAGAAGG CTCTGGTGAAGGCGATCAACACTGCTGTCGACCTGATTGTGGCTCACTTTGGAACCAGCAGGGATCCAGGGGTGAAG GCCAAACTTGGGAACAGCTCTGTGAGCCCCAATGTGGGACATCTCATCCTGAAATACCTGTGCCCCGCTGTCCGGGACATCCTGAGTGATGGGCTCAAGGCCTACGTCCTAGACATGATCATTGGCCAGAGGAGAAACATCCCCTGGAGCGTGGTGGAGGCATCCACCCAACTAG GCCCCTCTACCaagctgctgcacagcctcTATAGCAAGATCAGCCAGTACACGGAGCTCACGAACCACAATATGAGGTTCAACGCATTCATCTTCGGCCTCCTCAA TATCCGGTCCTTGGAGTTCTGGTTCAACCACCTCTACAACCATGAAG ATATCATCCTTGCACACTACCAGCCGGTGGGCTTCTTGTGCCTGTCTCATAGCGTGTGCCAGCCTCTGTTCGAGgagctcctgctccttctccagcctctctccctgctgcccttcaACCTAGACCTCCTTTTTGAGCACCACCTGATGCAGATgggcaaagagcagcagcagcagaaggagctgctgcGTGTGAAGCAGGACCTGCTGCTTTCCGCGCACTCCACCCTGCAGCTGATGCGGACGCGGGGCAGCAGCGAGGATCCCGatggctgcagcactgccccTGAAGCATGCAAAGTGGGTGGCAGAGACGGTGGCGTGTCACCAGGCCACAGCCCTGAACGAGCTGCAAGTGAGAGGGTCAAGGGAGTGGGGGCCTCCTCCggagatggggacagggaggaagagcagaggaaggtgCGAGAGAGTAcgtgggaagggaagaaagacaaGCAGGCGGGCTGGTGGTACCAGCTCATGCAGAGCTCTCAGATTTACATCGAAGGCTCGACTGAAGGCTCGAAGCTCATCCGTTATGAAAAGAAGAAGGCATCGAGTGGTGTCCCCAGGCCAGCTGAGAACCACAGGGCACCACCTCCACGTGAAGGCGTGGTGGAGGGTGCAGAAGCCTGCCCCATCGCTGAAGGAATCTTGGAGGAGAAGCCCAAGGCCACCAGCAAGCCAAGTCCTGGAGCTGTGGAAGAGCCCCTGGAAAAGCCCCAGCAGGTACCAGCCGGTGAAGAGGTCAAGGAGAGGAGCTGGCCCTTCTGGATGGGCAGCCCCCCAGACTCAGTGGTTACAGAGCTGAAGCGCAGCAAGGAGAAGGAGACTGGGACTCAGCAAAgtttgggagcagcagcagccccccaaGAGGAGAGCAACAGCAGTGCATCAGAGAGCAGCCAGCCCATCAAGTGGGGACACTTGTTTGGGTCCAGGAAGGTGCAAAAAGAGCCCAGGCAACCTAACAG GTTGCCCTCCGGCTGGCTGAGCCTGGACAAGTCCGTGTTCCAGCTGGTGGCCCAGACGGTTGGGGCAAGCATGTGGCGAGAAGCAGCCCCTGAGCCAGAGCCCCCCCGGGCAGAGCCACCTGAAGTGTCACCCGTGCCACGGCCAGCCCAGGGGCTGTGTCCCAACCCTCCCTG CGAGGTGAAAGCTCTTTGCCATCACATCGCCACCGAGGCAGGACAGCTGAGCTTCAACAAAGGGGACATCCTGCAGGTCATCTCCAAGGTGGATGGTGACTGGCTGCAGTGCAGCCTCGGCTCCGAGAAGGGACTGGTGCCCATCATGTACGTCACCCACCCGGAGGACGAGGACTACTGA
- the RUSC2 gene encoding AP-4 complex accessory subunit RUSC2 isoform X2 gives MDSPPKLTGETLIVHHIPLVHCQVPDRQCCSVNKRTNPFCQPDLSVTRTSALPERDLSQTDSLVYSSFLQTSESSAEASENREGKARDLIVPSASKRHNPFLLNEGEDLSIFGDDFGQKSFHLHNSLVAGKPPFHLHELALPPFHLHDSNQIVKSWNMASRSGVVDGQEDKISSDDIQKRNNANRCHQATERMDLDQCSCHRGSSSSFSFDGGNQEWNQNTGESLRNQDALHTRTCSCSSSELHRCRCYSSSSQSEVIDQQMGYISDSSCNSSDGVLVNFSALYNKMNGHSRSNLNSANLSCDSSFCSHSDTGAFYLDLHSSPTDSKMSCESHHPESSGKACECHHSSSPVLDANCNSYHLHCEPCTSESSDLTACFQSQARLVVATQNYYKLVTCDLSSQSSPSPAGSSITSCSEDHTKGSPAQPTEYYLFRRPDLRQEEGNVECSEEETKGETTQNMIEGQVYVNVSPPNLNTSRQRSRSYDQNLDRSPSSRLGSLERMVSCPVKLSESPAIPIQSSPPKRVTSFAELAKGRKKNGTSPPLRSSGDSSLEFSPIPETQRDCPTFLEERARRSQSLPPMPFVHGLNRSCEGFCLNHPFGDRQALCSTKDSGSTETVPSGHGAGGGTDSKPVVRYSKDQRPTTLPIQPFVFQHHFSKPPKARALHSHFASSLSQLYSLSSNRPASQQISSNSQASATLAEQAAGTQAHSTLLTQRSADGAASLNDGCIKKPAPETTRPSPPGSYSPVRCNVPFFQSVDSSSSPTAERAGESQPPRSRSCPISANLLPTRSSPAVSAMQPSQVTKADALRQKENPRLVPKKEAPLEPSPPLSEYRLHSGSLLPLSLGGVPVSRGGARADPHWRSGSETSSSGPLSSMGVRPLNANHLSPQALKWREYRRRNPLGLDRVSGLPGLASSLDRRQQEPRLNRGNPIFEFPGTLNTNNFHCKLNGQSMRQLQLTYTDFFPDYFSLAEKPPAEFCLSPDGNTESISIDLLQKKALVKAINTAVDLIVAHFGTSRDPGVKAKLGNSSVSPNVGHLILKYLCPAVRDILSDGLKAYVLDMIIGQRRNIPWSVVEASTQLGPSTKLLHSLYSKISQYTELTNHNMRFNAFIFGLLNIRSLEFWFNHLYNHEDIILAHYQPVGFLCLSHSVCQPLFEELLLLLQPLSLLPFNLDLLFEHHLMQMGKEQQQQKELLRVKQDLLLSAHSTLQLMRTRGSSEDPDGCSTAPEACKVGGRDGGVSPGHSPERAASERVKGVGASSGDGDREEEQRKVRESTWEGKKDKQAGWWYQLMQSSQIYIEGSTEGSKLIRYEKKKASSGVPRPAENHRAPPPREGVVEGAEACPIAEGILEEKPKATSKPSPGAVEEPLEKPQQVPAGEEVKERSWPFWMGSPPDSVVTELKRSKEKETGTQQSLGAAAAPQEESNSSASESSQPIKWGHLFGSRKVQKEPRQPNRLPSGWLSLDKSVFQLVAQTVGASMWREAAPEPEPPRAEPPEVSPVPRPAQGLCPNPPCEVKALCHHIATEAGQLSFNKGDILQVISKVDGDWLQCSLGSEKGLVPIMYVTHPEDEDY, from the exons ATGGATAGTCCACCAAAACTGACTGGCGAGACGCTGATTGTCCATCACATTCCCCTGGTGCATTGCCAGGTCCCAGATAGACAGTGCTGCTCCGTGAACAAAAGGACCAACCCCTTCTGTCAGCCAGATCTGAGCGTTACACGGACCTCTGCCCTTCCAGAGAGAGACCTCTCACAGACCGACTCCTTGGTGTACAGCAGCTTTCTCCAGACCTCCGAAAGCTCAGCAGAGGcctcagaaaacagagaaggcaAAGCAAGGGACTTGATTGTCCCTAGTGCCAGCAAGCGACACAACCCTTTCTTACTGAACGAGGGAGAAGACCTCAGCATCTTTGGGGATGACTTTGGTCAGAAATCTTTCCACCTTCACAACTCCCTTGTGGCTGGCAAACCTCCCTTTCACCTGCATGAGCTAGCCTTGCCTCCTTTCCACCTCCACGACTCCAACCAAATTGTGAAATCCTGGAACATGGCCAGCCGGTCCGGTGTGGTAGATGGGCAGGAGGACAAAATCAGCAGTGACGACATCCAGAAGAGGAACAACGCGAACCGGTGCCACCAGGCCACCGAACGCATGGATCTGGATCAATGCAGCTGCCATCGCggcagctcctccagcttctCCTTTGATGGTGGCAACCAGGAGTGGAACCAAAACACGGGTGAATCACTGAGGAATCAGGATGCCCTGCACACCCGGACgtgcagctgttccagctccgAGCTCCATCGCTGTCGCTGCTACAGTTCGTCAAGTCAGTCTGAAGTGATTGACCAGCAGATGGGCTACATCAGCGACTCTTCCTGCAACAGCTCCGATGGGGTGCTGGTGAACTTCAGTGCTCTCTACAACAAAATGAACGGCCATTCTCGATCTAACCTGAATTCAGCCAACCTGTCCTGTGActcttccttctgcagccaCTCAGACACGGGAGCTTTTTACCTGGATTTGCATTCATCACCCACAGACTCCAAGATGTCATGTGAGTCGCATCACCCAGAGAGTTCAGGGAAGGCGTGTGAGTGTCACCACTCCTCCTCACCTGTCCTTGATGCTAACTGCAACTCCTACCACCTCCACTGTGAGCCTTGCACTTCAGAGAGCTCAGACCTCACTGCCTGCTTCCAGAGCCAAGCACGGCTCGTTGTGGCTACTCAGAATTATTATAAGTTAGTCACGTGTGACTTGTCTTCCCAATCATCCCCCAGCCCGGCAGGATCGTCCATAACTAGCTGCTCGGAAGACCACACCAAAGGtagcccagcccagcccactGAATACTATCTTTTTAGAAGGCCTGACCTGAGACAAGAAGAAGGCAACGTGGAGTGCAGTGAAGAGGAGACAAAGGGAGAAACCACGCAGAACATGATTGAGGGCCAGGTCTATGTGAACGTGTCGCCACCTAACCTCAACACAAGCCGGCAGCGCTCCAGGAGCTATGATCAGAACCTGGACAGGAGCCCTagcagcaggctgggctctCTGGAGCGCATGGTGAGCTGTCCGGTCAAGCTGAGTGAAAGCCCAGCGATACCCATCCAGAGTTCCCCCCCGAAGCGAGTGACATCTTTTGCCGAACTTGCtaaaggcaggaaaaagaaCGGCACCTCCCCACCGCTCCGGTCCAGTGGCGATTCCTCCTTGGAGTTCTCCCCTATCCCTGAGACACAGCGGGATTGCCCAACCTTCCTTGAAGAAAGAGCTCGTCGCAGCCAGAGTCTTCCACCCATGCCCTTCGTCCACGGCCTGAACCGGAGCTGCGAGGGCTTCTGTTTGAATCACCCTTTTGGGGACAGACAGGCTTTGTGCTCCACCAAAGACTCGGGCTCCACTGAGACCGTCCCCAGTGGGCACGGGGCAG GTGGCGGCACAGACAGCAAGCCTGTGGTGCGCTACAGCAAGGACCAGCGTCCCACGACTCTGCCCATCCAGCCCTTTGTTTTCCAGCACCACTTCAGCAAGCCGCCCAAGGCCCGTGCTCTGCACAGCCACTTTGCCTCCAGCCTTTCTCAACTCTACAGCTTGTCCAGCAACCGGCCTGCCAGCCAGCAGATCTCCTCCAATTCCCAGGCCTCTGCCACCTTGGCGGAGCAGGCAGCGGGGACCCAAGCCCACAGCACGCTGCTGACCCAGCGCTCAGCGGATGGAGCTGCCTCCCTCAACGACGGCTGCATCAAGAAGCCAGCCCCGGAGACAACCCGGCCGTCCCCCCCGGGCAGTTATTCTCCCGTGCGATGCAACGTGCCTTTCTTTCAGAGCGTGgactcctcttcctcacccacTGCGGAGAGAGCTGGAGAGAGCCAGCCTCCCAGGAGCAGGTCCTGCCCCATCTCTGCCAACCTGCTCCCTACCAGGTCTTCCCCTGCTGTCAGTGCCATGCAACCCTCCCAAGTCACCAAAGCCGATGCCCTGAGGCAAAAGGAGAACCCCAGGCTGGTTCCCAAGAAGGAGGCACCGCTGGAGCCAAGCCCACCGCTCTCTGAGTACCGACTCCACAGCGGGTCCCTCCTGCCCCTTTCCCTGGGCGGTGTGCCCGTGAGCCGAGGTGGAGCCCGTGCAGATCCCCACTGGAGGAGTGGCAGTGAGACCAGCAGCTCTGGTCCCCTGAGCAGCATGGGAGTGCGGCCCCTCAATG CGAACCACCTCTCCCCTCAAGCGCTGAAGTGGCGAGAGTACAGGCGGAGGAACCCCCTGGGCCTGGACCGCGTTTCGGGGCTGCCCGGCTTAGCCAGCAGCCTagacaggaggcagcaggagccccgGCTGAACCGGGGGAACCCCATCTTTGAGTTCCCCGGCACCCTCAACACCAACAATTTCCACTGCAAGCTGAACG GACAGTCCATGAGACAACTCCAGCTTACCTACACTGACTTCTTCCCTGACTACTTCTCACTAGCTGAGAAGCCCCCAGCTGAATTCTGCCTCTCCCCGGATGGCAACACGGAGTCCATCTCTATCGACTTGCTGCAGAAGAAGG CTCTGGTGAAGGCGATCAACACTGCTGTCGACCTGATTGTGGCTCACTTTGGAACCAGCAGGGATCCAGGGGTGAAG GCCAAACTTGGGAACAGCTCTGTGAGCCCCAATGTGGGACATCTCATCCTGAAATACCTGTGCCCCGCTGTCCGGGACATCCTGAGTGATGGGCTCAAGGCCTACGTCCTAGACATGATCATTGGCCAGAGGAGAAACATCCCCTGGAGCGTGGTGGAGGCATCCACCCAACTAG GCCCCTCTACCaagctgctgcacagcctcTATAGCAAGATCAGCCAGTACACGGAGCTCACGAACCACAATATGAGGTTCAACGCATTCATCTTCGGCCTCCTCAA TATCCGGTCCTTGGAGTTCTGGTTCAACCACCTCTACAACCATGAAG ATATCATCCTTGCACACTACCAGCCGGTGGGCTTCTTGTGCCTGTCTCATAGCGTGTGCCAGCCTCTGTTCGAGgagctcctgctccttctccagcctctctccctgctgcccttcaACCTAGACCTCCTTTTTGAGCACCACCTGATGCAGATgggcaaagagcagcagcagcagaaggagctgctgcGTGTGAAGCAGGACCTGCTGCTTTCCGCGCACTCCACCCTGCAGCTGATGCGGACGCGGGGCAGCAGCGAGGATCCCGatggctgcagcactgccccTGAAGCATGCAAAGTGGGTGGCAGAGACGGTGGCGTGTCACCAGGCCACAGCCCTGAACGAGCTGCAAGTGAGAGGGTCAAGGGAGTGGGGGCCTCCTCCggagatggggacagggaggaagagcagaggaaggtgCGAGAGAGTAcgtgggaagggaagaaagacaaGCAGGCGGGCTGGTGGTACCAGCTCATGCAGAGCTCTCAGATTTACATCGAAGGCTCGACTGAAGGCTCGAAGCTCATCCGTTATGAAAAGAAGAAGGCATCGAGTGGTGTCCCCAGGCCAGCTGAGAACCACAGGGCACCACCTCCACGTGAAGGCGTGGTGGAGGGTGCAGAAGCCTGCCCCATCGCTGAAGGAATCTTGGAGGAGAAGCCCAAGGCCACCAGCAAGCCAAGTCCTGGAGCTGTGGAAGAGCCCCTGGAAAAGCCCCAGCAGGTACCAGCCGGTGAAGAGGTCAAGGAGAGGAGCTGGCCCTTCTGGATGGGCAGCCCCCCAGACTCAGTGGTTACAGAGCTGAAGCGCAGCAAGGAGAAGGAGACTGGGACTCAGCAAAgtttgggagcagcagcagccccccaaGAGGAGAGCAACAGCAGTGCATCAGAGAGCAGCCAGCCCATCAAGTGGGGACACTTGTTTGGGTCCAGGAAGGTGCAAAAAGAGCCCAGGCAACCTAACAG GTTGCCCTCCGGCTGGCTGAGCCTGGACAAGTCCGTGTTCCAGCTGGTGGCCCAGACGGTTGGGGCAAGCATGTGGCGAGAAGCAGCCCCTGAGCCAGAGCCCCCCCGGGCAGAGCCACCTGAAGTGTCACCCGTGCCACGGCCAGCCCAGGGGCTGTGTCCCAACCCTCCCTG CGAGGTGAAAGCTCTTTGCCATCACATCGCCACCGAGGCAGGACAGCTGAGCTTCAACAAAGGGGACATCCTGCAGGTCATCTCCAAGGTGGATGGTGACTGGCTGCAGTGCAGCCTCGGCTCCGAGAAGGGACTGGTGCCCATCATGTACGTCACCCACCCGGAGGACGAGGACTACTGA